The following proteins are encoded in a genomic region of Catellatospora sp. TT07R-123:
- a CDS encoding DUF4291 domain-containing protein, producing the protein MSVTPTRQIRACYDEDSITVYQAYSPVIAVPAVAAGRFADGFKRDRMTWIKPSFLWMMYRCGWAAKPGQEHVLAIRIRREGFAWALANSALSSYEPDVHADREQWRQSLRAPVRVQWDPERDLHLRPLAHRAVQIGLSGEAVRRYVDEWTLGIEDVTARCREIRALVAAGDLAGAAARLPVERPYPLAS; encoded by the coding sequence GTGAGCGTGACACCGACGCGCCAGATCAGGGCGTGCTACGACGAGGACTCGATCACCGTGTACCAGGCGTATTCGCCGGTGATCGCGGTGCCGGCGGTGGCGGCGGGGCGGTTCGCGGACGGGTTCAAGCGGGACCGGATGACCTGGATCAAGCCGTCGTTCCTGTGGATGATGTACCGCTGCGGCTGGGCGGCCAAGCCCGGCCAGGAGCACGTGCTGGCGATCCGGATCCGGCGCGAGGGCTTCGCCTGGGCGCTGGCCAACAGCGCGCTGAGCAGCTACGAGCCCGACGTGCACGCCGATCGCGAGCAGTGGCGGCAGTCGCTGCGGGCCCCGGTGCGGGTGCAGTGGGACCCCGAACGCGACCTGCACCTGCGGCCGCTGGCGCACCGGGCGGTCCAGATCGGGCTGTCGGGCGAGGCGGTGCGGCGCTACGTCGACGAGTGGACGCTGGGGATCGAGGACGTCACGGCGCGCTGCCGCGAGATCCGCGCCCTGGTCGCGGCGGGCGACCTGGCGGGCGCGGCGGCCCGGCTGCCGGTCGAGCGGCCGTACCCGCTCGCATCATGA
- a CDS encoding SDR family NAD(P)-dependent oxidoreductase: protein MAARKRVALITGSSRGLGRAIAKRLARDGMAVAVNSRRCGGPLAQLVDEIQAEGGTAAAFAADVTDESAVAELAASVERYLGKIDVLVLNATGPQPEAPIAEADWRAHLDQLAFFVQSPVLLGRALSPGMADRGWGRIIHIDSEIADRPPVGWSAYATAKSGQIGLARAWAHELAPRGVTVNTVAPGWIPVERHEGDETDGYLATVPSGRMGRPEDVAHVVSFLASDGAGFVTGQRIVVDGGRSLHV, encoded by the coding sequence GTGGCAGCCCGCAAGCGCGTAGCGCTCATCACCGGCAGTTCCCGCGGCCTGGGCCGCGCCATCGCCAAGCGGCTGGCCCGCGACGGCATGGCGGTGGCGGTCAACAGCCGCCGCTGCGGCGGCCCGCTGGCGCAGCTGGTGGACGAGATCCAGGCCGAGGGCGGCACCGCGGCCGCGTTCGCCGCCGACGTCACCGACGAGTCGGCCGTCGCCGAGCTGGCCGCCTCCGTCGAGCGCTACCTGGGGAAGATCGACGTGCTGGTGCTCAACGCCACCGGCCCGCAGCCCGAGGCGCCGATCGCCGAGGCGGACTGGCGGGCACACCTGGACCAGCTCGCCTTCTTCGTGCAGAGCCCGGTGCTGCTCGGCCGCGCCCTGTCCCCCGGCATGGCCGACCGCGGCTGGGGCCGCATCATCCACATCGACTCCGAGATCGCCGACCGGCCGCCGGTGGGCTGGTCGGCGTACGCCACGGCCAAGAGCGGGCAGATCGGCCTGGCCCGCGCCTGGGCGCACGAGCTGGCGCCGCGCGGGGTGACGGTGAACACGGTCGCGCCGGGCTGGATCCCGGTCGAGCGGCACGAGGGCGACGAGACCGACGGCTACCTGGCCACGGTCCCGTCCGGCCGCATGGGCAGGCCCGAGGACGTCGCGCACGTGGTGAGCTTCCTCGCCTCCGACGGCGCCGGGTTCGTCACCGGCCAGCGCATCGTCGTCGACGGCGGCCGCAGCCTGCACGTCTGA
- a CDS encoding MarR family winged helix-turn-helix transcriptional regulator, with the protein MTATPASADEHVCREPGFDTDFGLALGAVFRQYLKAAADAARDVPGGGRGYQVLAMSAAGVCASQLALAKQLGIDRTVMTYLVDDMERGGVIERQPDPADRRARRLVPTAQGRAVLARVRGELERAEREILAALEEDERETLRALLQRVAHHHRVNGEHACQAAAAVVAPTC; encoded by the coding sequence GTGACCGCCACACCCGCCTCCGCCGACGAGCACGTGTGCCGCGAGCCGGGCTTCGACACCGACTTCGGCCTGGCCCTGGGCGCGGTGTTCCGGCAGTACCTCAAGGCGGCCGCCGACGCGGCCCGCGACGTGCCCGGCGGCGGGCGCGGCTACCAGGTGCTCGCGATGTCGGCGGCCGGGGTGTGCGCCAGCCAGCTCGCGCTGGCCAAGCAGCTGGGCATCGACCGCACCGTGATGACGTACCTGGTCGACGACATGGAGCGCGGCGGCGTGATCGAGCGCCAGCCCGACCCCGCCGACCGGCGGGCGCGCCGCCTCGTCCCCACGGCGCAGGGCCGGGCGGTGCTGGCGCGGGTGCGCGGGGAGCTGGAGCGGGCGGAACGGGAGATCCTCGCCGCGCTGGAGGAGGACGAGCGCGAGACGCTGCGCGCGCTGCTGCAGCGGGTGGCGCACCACCACCGGGTCAACGGCGAGCACGCGTGCCAGGCGGCCGCGGCGGTCGTGGCACCGACCTGCTGA
- a CDS encoding FMN-dependent NADH-azoreductase, with protein MNLFRLDASIRIDGSVSRGVADSVEAAWRGDQPHPAVLRRDLGAAPLPAGAWADAVTGGHLPAEQRTAPQTEALALAAELADEVLAADAYLLAVPLYNFGVPQHVKTWVDLLMTDPRLRPGSGQPLAGRPAALVVVRGGGYGPGTPREGWDHGTPWLRRIFGDVFGLDLHEVEAELTLAEVNPAMEALRGQAAQSLRDAHSTAQDHGRTLADRVRTPVG; from the coding sequence ATGAACCTGTTCCGCCTCGACGCCAGCATCCGTATCGACGGATCGGTCAGCCGCGGGGTCGCCGATTCCGTCGAAGCGGCCTGGCGGGGGGACCAGCCGCACCCGGCCGTGCTGCGCCGCGACCTCGGCGCCGCGCCGCTGCCCGCGGGCGCCTGGGCCGACGCGGTCACGGGCGGCCACCTGCCCGCCGAGCAGCGCACCGCCCCGCAGACCGAGGCGCTGGCCCTGGCCGCCGAACTCGCCGACGAGGTCCTGGCCGCCGACGCCTACCTGCTCGCCGTCCCGCTGTACAACTTCGGGGTCCCGCAGCACGTCAAGACCTGGGTGGACCTGCTCATGACCGACCCCCGCCTGCGGCCCGGGTCGGGCCAGCCGCTGGCCGGACGCCCGGCCGCGCTCGTCGTGGTGCGCGGCGGCGGCTACGGGCCGGGCACCCCGCGCGAGGGCTGGGACCACGGCACGCCGTGGCTGCGGCGCATCTTCGGCGACGTGTTCGGGCTGGACCTGCACGAGGTCGAGGCGGAGCTGACCCTGGCCGAGGTCAACCCGGCGATGGAGGCGCTGCGCGGGCAGGCCGCCCAGTCGCTGCGCGACGCGCACAGCACCGCCCAGGACCACGGCCGCACCCTGGCCGACCGCGTCCGCACCCCGGTCGGCTGA
- a CDS encoding PKD domain-containing protein — protein sequence MRTSTKYLRATLVGLLVAATLTSGPGAQAEVVTYTAYTWGGNGFGQLGNGTTTARPTPGAVPGLTGIVQIAGGREHVIALDAAGHVWTWGSSEQGQLGLGNLTNRSTPQQVPGLSNVVEVAAGHNHSMARTASGSVYTWGLNTTGQLGDGSTATRTSPVLVTGLTDAVSIAAGRDMSYAVRANGWTVAWGLNDNGELGDGTRTTRTSPVRVGTLSGVTSIAGGRDHGVARLTDGSVWAWGWNVYGQVGDGTTTDRLTPVRVIASGVTAVTAGAHHSYALRADGQVLSWGRNYRDELGDGTTVNRTSPVPVLGVTSAVSIASGRDHGIAAMADGSVMTWGYNANGQLGDGTTTSRTRGVTVPGLTGVTVAGGGGEQYSVILKPDGTTPPANQDPTAAFTSSCTQLACTFDASGAADPDGAIASYAWTFGDGGTATGTAPAHTYAAAGSFPVTLTVTDDDGATGTVTHTVTVSAQPPGAVTFRASAGVDANTQTPSVTVPASVQVGDRLVLFLSGNRGATTTTPTGWTLVGTKSDGTDLVSWVFTRTAVTGTAGSTVAVTLDAITKSSMVLVAYSGAGAVSASGAFEDTATKTTHPTAAVTVATGGSTVVSYWVQKLSSTAVWTVPGTVTSRRTTTGTGGGLLAAVAGDTSAVAAGPWAAVTATSTVASARAIGWTVVLPPA from the coding sequence ATGCGAACGTCCACAAAGTACCTACGTGCGACCCTGGTGGGGCTGCTCGTCGCAGCCACCCTCACCTCGGGGCCCGGCGCGCAGGCCGAGGTGGTCACCTATACGGCGTACACGTGGGGCGGCAACGGGTTCGGGCAGCTCGGCAACGGCACCACCACGGCCCGGCCCACCCCCGGCGCGGTGCCGGGCCTGACCGGCATCGTGCAGATCGCGGGCGGCCGCGAGCACGTGATCGCCCTCGACGCCGCCGGCCACGTCTGGACCTGGGGCAGCAGCGAGCAGGGCCAGCTGGGCCTGGGCAACCTCACCAACCGGTCCACCCCGCAGCAGGTGCCGGGCCTGAGCAACGTCGTCGAGGTCGCCGCCGGGCACAACCACTCGATGGCCCGCACCGCCTCCGGCAGCGTCTACACCTGGGGTCTGAACACGACCGGGCAGCTCGGCGACGGCTCGACCGCCACCCGCACCTCGCCCGTGCTGGTCACCGGCCTGACCGACGCGGTGTCGATCGCCGCCGGACGCGACATGAGCTACGCCGTACGCGCCAACGGCTGGACGGTCGCCTGGGGCCTCAACGACAACGGCGAGCTCGGTGACGGCACCCGCACCACCCGCACCAGCCCGGTCCGGGTCGGCACCCTCAGCGGCGTCACCTCGATCGCGGGCGGCCGCGACCACGGCGTCGCCCGGCTGACCGACGGCTCGGTGTGGGCGTGGGGCTGGAACGTCTACGGCCAGGTCGGCGACGGCACCACCACCGACCGGCTCACCCCGGTGCGGGTCATCGCCTCGGGGGTCACCGCGGTCACCGCGGGGGCGCACCACTCGTACGCGCTGCGCGCCGACGGCCAGGTGCTGTCGTGGGGCCGCAACTACCGCGACGAGCTCGGCGACGGCACCACCGTCAACCGCACCAGCCCGGTGCCGGTGCTCGGGGTGACCTCGGCGGTGTCGATCGCCTCCGGCCGCGACCACGGTATCGCCGCGATGGCCGACGGCAGCGTCATGACCTGGGGCTACAACGCCAACGGCCAGCTCGGCGACGGCACCACGACCAGCCGCACCCGCGGCGTCACCGTCCCCGGCCTGACGGGCGTGACCGTCGCCGGAGGCGGCGGCGAGCAGTACTCCGTCATCCTGAAGCCCGACGGCACCACCCCGCCCGCCAACCAGGACCCGACGGCCGCGTTCACCTCGTCGTGCACGCAGCTGGCCTGCACCTTCGACGCGTCCGGCGCGGCCGACCCGGACGGCGCCATCGCCTCGTACGCGTGGACGTTCGGTGACGGCGGCACCGCGACCGGCACCGCCCCGGCGCACACGTACGCCGCCGCGGGCAGCTTCCCGGTGACGCTGACGGTCACCGACGACGACGGCGCCACCGGCACCGTCACGCACACCGTCACGGTCAGCGCGCAGCCGCCGGGCGCGGTCACGTTCCGGGCCTCGGCCGGCGTCGACGCCAACACGCAGACCCCGTCGGTGACCGTGCCGGCCTCGGTGCAGGTCGGCGACCGGCTGGTGCTGTTCCTGTCCGGCAACCGGGGCGCGACCACCACCACCCCGACCGGCTGGACGCTGGTCGGCACCAAGTCCGACGGCACCGACCTGGTCTCCTGGGTCTTCACCCGGACGGCGGTGACCGGCACCGCGGGCTCGACCGTGGCGGTGACGCTCGACGCGATCACGAAGTCCAGCATGGTGCTGGTGGCGTACTCGGGCGCCGGGGCGGTGTCGGCCAGTGGCGCGTTCGAGGACACCGCCACCAAGACGACCCACCCGACCGCCGCAGTCACGGTCGCCACCGGCGGCTCGACCGTCGTCAGCTACTGGGTGCAGAAGCTCAGCAGCACCGCCGTCTGGACCGTCCCCGGCACGGTCACCAGCCGCCGCACCACCACCGGCACCGGCGGCGGCCTGCTGGCCGCGGTCGCGGGCGACACCTCCGCCGTGGCGGCGGGCCCGTGGGCGGCGGTCACGGCGACCAGCACCGTCGCCTCGGCGCGTGCCATCGGCTGGACCGTCGTCCTGCCGCCCGCCTAG
- a CDS encoding ABC transporter ATP-binding protein yields the protein MTHAISATGLTKAFGRSRALDGLDLTVATGEVHGLLGPNGAGKSTTIRVLLGLLRADSGQVQVLGGDPWRDAVALHKRLAYVPGDVNLWPNLTGGEAIDLFGDLRGGLDKARRSELEERFQLDPTKRCRTYSKGNRQKVALVAAFSSDVELFILDEPTSGLDPLMEAAFQQTVREVTARGATVLLSSHIFSEVEALCSKVSIIREGVTVETGTLAELRHLTRTTITVETGRPLDGLAQLAGVHDVEADTTRARFDVDAAALPGVLAHLASLDVKALTSQPPTLEELFMRHYGQQPAQAEAAR from the coding sequence ATGACTCACGCGATCTCCGCGACCGGTCTGACCAAGGCGTTCGGCCGTAGCCGAGCGCTCGACGGCCTGGACCTGACGGTCGCCACCGGCGAGGTGCACGGCCTGCTCGGCCCGAACGGCGCCGGCAAGTCCACCACCATCCGCGTCCTGCTCGGCCTGCTGCGCGCCGACTCCGGGCAGGTCCAGGTGCTCGGCGGCGACCCCTGGCGCGACGCCGTCGCGCTGCACAAGCGCCTGGCGTACGTGCCCGGCGACGTGAACCTGTGGCCCAACCTCACCGGCGGCGAGGCGATCGACCTGTTCGGCGACCTGCGCGGCGGCCTGGACAAGGCGCGGCGCAGCGAGCTGGAGGAGCGGTTCCAGCTCGACCCGACCAAGCGCTGCCGCACCTACTCCAAGGGCAACCGGCAGAAGGTCGCGCTGGTGGCGGCGTTCTCCTCCGACGTCGAGCTGTTCATCCTCGACGAGCCCACCTCCGGCCTGGACCCGCTGATGGAGGCGGCGTTCCAGCAGACCGTCCGCGAGGTCACCGCGCGCGGCGCCACCGTGCTGCTGAGCAGCCACATCTTCTCCGAGGTGGAGGCGCTCTGCTCGAAGGTGAGCATCATCCGGGAGGGCGTGACCGTGGAGACGGGCACGCTGGCGGAGCTGCGGCACCTGACCCGTACCACGATCACGGTGGAGACCGGGCGGCCGCTGGACGGGCTGGCGCAGCTGGCGGGCGTGCACGACGTGGAGGCCGATACCACCCGGGCCCGGTTCGACGTCGACGCGGCGGCGCTGCCCGGCGTGCTGGCACACCTGGCCTCGCTCGACGTCAAGGCGCTGACCAGCCAGCCGCCGACGCTGGAGGAACTGTTCATGCGTCACTACGGCCAGCAGCCCGCGCAGGCGGAGGCGGCTCGGTGA
- a CDS encoding M4 family metallopeptidase, producing the protein MRRTLTAAVAALLVTAAAGTAASGAPRPRPDAATAALAVLAAHRTVAEAFTAVRTVTDPDGAAHVRFQRTYQGLRVHGGDVVVHLDRTGATTGVGDGLGAPLALDTTARVTAAAASAAAVRAFPGRVTSVGAPELVVDADAGRLAWETVVRGWAPDGQTPSRRHLLTDARTGAVYGSYDEIETVLGVGQAIYSGSVQIDTTFTGTSYTLTDPSHGANRTCDMLNTTSGPCVNFTDADNIWGNFALTNRASTAADVHFASAKTYDYFKFVHGQAGRTGSGAGITSRVHYGHSYVNAYFDGAQLTFGDGSGDAHPLTAIDVVGHELGHGYTDALVPLLYSGESGGIDEASSDIWATMVEFYANAPGDPADYTIGEEIDIYGTGAPLSNLYDPALDGSSHSCWSTLTPPADPHVSSGVGKHFFFDLAEGTGATKWGFSPVCGSAAAVTGIGRAKAEKIWYRALKVYATSSVKYVGSGNTMRADTLAAAADLYGMCSIEYKTVNAAWAAVNVPGATLCGSLS; encoded by the coding sequence ATGAGACGTACCCTCACCGCGGCCGTCGCCGCGCTGCTGGTCACGGCCGCCGCGGGCACCGCCGCGTCCGGCGCGCCGCGCCCGCGGCCCGACGCGGCCACCGCCGCGCTCGCGGTGCTCGCCGCACATCGGACGGTCGCCGAGGCGTTCACGGCCGTCCGGACCGTGACCGACCCCGACGGCGCCGCCCACGTCCGCTTCCAGCGCACCTACCAGGGGCTGCGCGTCCACGGCGGCGACGTCGTCGTCCACCTCGACCGCACCGGTGCCACCACCGGCGTGGGCGACGGGCTGGGCGCGCCGCTCGCGCTGGACACCACCGCCCGCGTCACCGCGGCCGCGGCGTCGGCCGCCGCCGTACGCGCCTTCCCCGGCCGGGTCACCTCCGTCGGCGCGCCCGAACTCGTCGTCGACGCCGACGCGGGCAGGCTGGCCTGGGAGACCGTGGTGCGCGGCTGGGCGCCCGACGGGCAGACCCCGTCCCGGCGGCACCTGCTGACCGACGCGCGCACCGGAGCGGTGTACGGGTCCTACGACGAGATCGAGACGGTGCTCGGGGTCGGGCAGGCGATCTACTCCGGGTCGGTTCAGATCGACACGACCTTCACGGGCACGTCGTACACGCTGACGGATCCGTCGCACGGCGCCAACCGCACCTGCGACATGCTCAACACCACGAGCGGGCCGTGCGTGAACTTCACCGACGCCGACAACATCTGGGGCAACTTCGCCCTCACCAACCGGGCCAGCACCGCCGCCGACGTCCACTTCGCCTCGGCGAAGACCTACGACTACTTCAAGTTCGTGCACGGGCAGGCCGGGCGCACCGGCAGCGGTGCCGGGATCACGTCGCGGGTGCACTACGGCCACAGCTACGTCAACGCGTACTTCGACGGCGCCCAGCTCACCTTCGGCGACGGCAGCGGCGACGCCCACCCGCTGACCGCGATCGACGTCGTCGGGCACGAGCTGGGCCACGGGTACACCGACGCGCTGGTCCCGCTGCTGTACAGCGGCGAGTCCGGCGGCATCGACGAGGCCAGCAGCGACATCTGGGCCACCATGGTCGAGTTCTACGCCAACGCGCCCGGCGACCCCGCCGACTACACCATCGGCGAGGAGATCGACATCTACGGCACCGGTGCGCCGCTGAGCAACCTGTACGACCCGGCGCTGGACGGCTCGTCGCACAGCTGCTGGTCGACGCTGACCCCGCCCGCGGACCCGCACGTGTCGTCGGGCGTGGGCAAGCACTTCTTCTTCGACCTGGCCGAGGGCACCGGCGCCACCAAGTGGGGCTTCAGCCCGGTCTGCGGTTCGGCGGCGGCGGTGACCGGCATCGGCCGGGCCAAGGCCGAGAAGATCTGGTACCGGGCGCTGAAGGTGTACGCCACGTCCTCGGTGAAATACGTCGGCTCCGGTAACACCATGCGCGCGGACACGCTGGCGGCCGCGGCCGACCTCTACGGCATGTGCTCGATCGAGTACAAGACCGTCAACGCGGCCTGGGCCGCGGTCAACGTCCCCGGCGCCACCCTGTGCGGCTCGCTCAGCTGA
- a CDS encoding ABC transporter permease: MNAYAGTGRLVRLAIRRDRVQLPVWIIAAAALSSAGASAVASEFATEESRVTALKGAGSSAAILVMRGVPVGTDLGALVNFRNLATMLVVVALMSTFAVVRHTRQNEENGRAELIGAGAVGRHAPLTAALVTIGLANVLLGLVVTATLVGAKLGAEGALAFGAACAVTGIAFAAIAAIAAQLFQGARAANGTAASVVGVAYLVRGIGDALGERAADGIRVEPGWLTWVSPLGWGELARPYGQERWWVLAVPVAVAAVCVAVAYALVDRRDVGAGLVPDRPGPATAARGLRSPLGLAWRLNRGSTLGWVIGGAVFGLGIGSLGKAVKDALGTNQGVVEMMNGLAGGGGPSLVDVFFGAMMNVYGVLAAGFVVQALLRLRAEESGGTAEALLATAVGRIRWVGAHLAVAVFGATALLVLAGVFTGLADAAAGGEVGVLTLAGAGLAQLPGALVVAGFVLLVFGALPRYTVGLAWAALVVSITCGLFGDLFGLPQAVRDLSPFTHVPAVPAVDPTAGPILALLGVAIALAAAGMALFRRRDLST; this comes from the coding sequence GTGAACGCGTACGCGGGCACCGGCCGCCTGGTCCGGCTCGCGATCCGCCGCGACCGCGTCCAGCTGCCGGTATGGATCATCGCCGCGGCGGCCCTGTCCTCGGCCGGGGCGAGCGCGGTCGCCAGTGAGTTCGCCACCGAGGAGTCCCGGGTCACCGCGCTCAAGGGCGCGGGCAGCAGCGCGGCGATCCTGGTGATGCGCGGCGTGCCGGTCGGCACCGACCTCGGCGCGCTGGTCAACTTCCGCAACCTGGCCACCATGCTCGTGGTGGTGGCCCTGATGAGCACCTTCGCCGTGGTCCGGCACACGCGCCAGAACGAGGAGAACGGCCGGGCCGAGCTGATCGGCGCGGGCGCGGTCGGCCGCCACGCCCCGCTGACCGCCGCGCTGGTCACCATCGGCCTGGCCAACGTGCTGCTCGGCCTGGTCGTCACCGCGACCCTGGTCGGCGCCAAGCTCGGCGCGGAGGGCGCGCTGGCGTTCGGGGCCGCGTGCGCGGTCACCGGCATCGCCTTCGCCGCGATCGCCGCCATCGCCGCCCAGCTGTTCCAGGGCGCGCGGGCGGCCAACGGCACCGCCGCGTCCGTGGTCGGCGTCGCTTACCTGGTGCGCGGCATCGGCGACGCGCTGGGCGAGCGGGCCGCCGACGGCATCCGGGTGGAACCGGGCTGGCTGACCTGGGTGTCGCCGCTGGGCTGGGGTGAGCTGGCCCGGCCGTACGGGCAGGAGCGCTGGTGGGTGCTGGCCGTGCCGGTCGCGGTCGCGGCGGTCTGCGTCGCGGTCGCGTACGCGCTGGTCGACCGGCGCGACGTCGGTGCGGGACTGGTCCCCGACCGGCCCGGCCCGGCCACCGCCGCGCGCGGCCTGCGCAGCCCGCTCGGCCTCGCCTGGCGGCTCAACCGGGGCTCCACGCTGGGCTGGGTGATCGGCGGCGCCGTGTTCGGGCTGGGCATCGGCTCGCTCGGCAAGGCCGTCAAGGACGCGCTCGGCACCAACCAGGGCGTGGTCGAGATGATGAACGGGCTCGCCGGTGGCGGCGGCCCCAGCCTGGTCGACGTCTTCTTCGGCGCCATGATGAACGTGTACGGCGTGCTCGCCGCCGGTTTCGTGGTGCAGGCGCTGCTGCGGCTGCGCGCCGAGGAGTCGGGCGGCACCGCCGAGGCGCTGCTGGCCACGGCTGTCGGCCGCATCCGGTGGGTCGGCGCGCACCTGGCGGTCGCCGTCTTCGGCGCCACCGCGCTGCTGGTGCTGGCCGGGGTGTTCACCGGGCTGGCCGACGCGGCGGCCGGCGGCGAGGTCGGCGTGCTGACGCTGGCCGGGGCGGGTCTGGCGCAGCTGCCGGGCGCGCTGGTGGTGGCCGGGTTCGTGCTGCTGGTCTTCGGCGCGCTGCCCCGCTACACGGTCGGGCTGGCCTGGGCGGCGCTGGTGGTGAGCATCACCTGCGGGCTGTTCGGCGACCTGTTCGGACTGCCGCAGGCCGTACGCGACCTGTCCCCGTTCACGCACGTGCCGGCCGTCCCGGCGGTGGACCCGACCGCCGGGCCGATCCTGGCCCTGCTCGGGGTCGCGATCGCACTGGCGGCGGCCGGAATGGCGCTGTTCCGGCGGCGCGACCTGTCCACCTGA
- a CDS encoding GNAT family N-acetyltransferase: MDTIVQQYAAANLRRRPLVVETPGFVCGFDPDTTSPFLNYATPLPGADPTADDVWALVAAFRERGLTPRLEFAPEAAPAVAPALYAAGFTIEQTNEYLLCVPDTFTPPAGGPAVEVPVTDEDYLAIDGALSEAFSGEFAASASGAARLRRLQEGGGAVRFVRAPDGTCAGAATCAAEAVGTAELAGVGTRMAHRGRGVAAAVTAAVAGAMFAQGTPSVWLEYSGDGSRRVYERIGFRPAGTRLYVHLLG; encoded by the coding sequence ATGGACACCATCGTCCAGCAGTACGCCGCAGCCAACCTCCGCCGCCGCCCCCTGGTCGTCGAGACCCCCGGCTTCGTCTGCGGTTTCGACCCCGACACGACCAGCCCGTTCCTGAACTACGCCACCCCCCTGCCCGGCGCCGACCCGACCGCCGACGACGTGTGGGCCCTGGTGGCCGCGTTCCGCGAGCGCGGGCTGACGCCCCGGCTGGAGTTCGCGCCCGAGGCCGCCCCGGCGGTCGCGCCCGCGCTGTACGCGGCCGGGTTCACCATCGAGCAGACGAACGAGTACCTGCTCTGCGTCCCGGACACGTTCACGCCGCCGGCCGGCGGCCCCGCCGTCGAGGTCCCGGTCACCGACGAGGACTACCTGGCGATCGACGGCGCGCTGTCCGAGGCGTTCTCGGGCGAGTTCGCCGCCTCGGCGTCGGGCGCGGCCCGGCTGCGCCGCCTCCAGGAGGGCGGCGGGGCGGTGCGGTTCGTCCGGGCGCCGGACGGGACCTGCGCGGGCGCGGCCACCTGCGCGGCGGAGGCCGTCGGCACGGCCGAGCTGGCCGGGGTCGGCACGCGGATGGCGCACCGGGGCCGCGGCGTCGCCGCCGCGGTGACGGCGGCCGTGGCCGGGGCGATGTTCGCCCAGGGCACCCCGTCGGTGTGGCTGGAGTACTCCGGCGACGGCTCCCGCCGCGTCTACGAGCGCATCGGCTTCCGCCCCGCCGGCACCCGCCTGTACGTCCACCTGCTCGGCTGA
- a CDS encoding GbsR/MarR family transcriptional regulator, with protein sequence MAERDEEAVRRFVEQLAMTLSDLGFPRMPARVLGALTCAEDGVMTAAQLGEWLGVSPAAASDAVRYLVQVGLVLREPVPGSRSTRYRSVSNSWYVASVAKGGVYKVVADVMAEGVSAVGADSAAGARLTEMTEFFVFLQDEIAALVAKWQATRANRP encoded by the coding sequence ATGGCCGAACGTGACGAGGAAGCCGTACGGCGTTTCGTCGAGCAGCTCGCGATGACGCTGTCCGACCTCGGCTTCCCCCGCATGCCCGCACGGGTGCTCGGGGCCCTGACCTGCGCCGAGGACGGGGTGATGACCGCCGCGCAGCTCGGCGAGTGGCTCGGGGTCAGCCCCGCCGCCGCCTCCGACGCCGTCCGCTATCTGGTCCAGGTCGGTCTGGTGCTGCGGGAGCCGGTTCCCGGTTCCCGCAGCACCCGCTACCGGTCGGTCAGCAACTCCTGGTACGTGGCCAGCGTCGCCAAGGGCGGCGTGTACAAAGTGGTCGCCGACGTGATGGCCGAGGGGGTGTCCGCCGTCGGCGCCGACTCCGCCGCGGGCGCCCGGCTCACCGAGATGACCGAGTTCTTCGTGTTCCTCCAGGACGAGATCGCGGCCCTGGTCGCGAAGTGGCAGGCCACCCGGGCGAACCGGCCCTGA